The Aliivibrio salmonicida LFI1238 genome contains the following window.
TAAGTACCGCTTTTTATTTATCTAATATAAATCTAGATATTGAATTAAGACACTTTTTGACTAATATACGCCAAAATATCTTCCATCAATGCATCATCAACTTTCTTTAAACTCACCGTTAACGCTGAACCTTTACGTTTATAAGACGCTCGACCTTTCACTAATTCGGTACTTAGTGGTTTTGTTGGTTCTGCTTTTGGTAGTAAATCTTCAATCCAAACTTCAATAAGTTCTGTGACTTCTTTAGTCATACGACTAACACCAAGTGCTGTAGAACGCATCCAAAGAGCCCCTTGCTCTCCAGCACACTGATGAAGCAACACAGTTTGCTCCTCTTCAGACAACGTATTATAGAGCTTATGAAGCTTAACTACCGTAGGACGGCCAATCTCACTCACACTTGGGTAAGCCTGAAGTAATTCTAAAGGTAGTGTCGCGGCTTTTAGGGCCCCACTCACTAAAGCTTCACTACACTGACATACTTTTGCTAATTCTTTTTGATCAGCAACATCACCTCGAGCCAACATTGCATGCATTTCTTTACCACGTTCATATAAAGAAAGCGGCTTATGTGCGTTAGCGACATCAGAAAGAAACTTAGCGTGTTTCGTATTAATGCCTTCAGCAACATAAATTAAGAAATCTTGCTCAGCTAAAATACACGACATACGACGGCGACTACCATCGAGAACTTCAATTTTTCCGCCTTCAACAAGACGACCAACCGCAGGGTATTGCTGACCACGGTCACGTAACGTTGAAAGAATATCAGATAAGGCATGCTCAGTTAAAAAAGACTGTTCACGTGCATTTTCAGCAAAAACAACGGTAGCGTTACTTACGTCTTTTGCCGGAATTTTACGTAATTCAAACGTCACCATATCTTCACCAGCAACCGCTAGTTCAATAACTTGAGCTTGAGATTTTGCTGCTTTTTGAGCTTCAACAGGGGTTGTCGCTCTACGCTTATTTGTTTTTCCAAACAATTTTGCGTTTAAGTCTGACGTTTTAATTGCCATCGGTTAGTACTCCCCTTTATTTAACGAATTCCAGTGACTATGTAAAACACGCTCAAATTCTAAAGCGCATTTCTTCACTGCATCTTGAGCGACTGCCAATGTTTTTTTACCACCTTCAAAATCAGCCGCCGTTAAATCAAAAACAGTACTGTAGGTATCGGCACAAATTTCAAATGCACGACTTCTTGGGATCGTAGCCATCATTACTTGATCGCCTAATAAATAATTCATCT
Protein-coding sequences here:
- a CDS encoding ParB/RepB/Spo0J family partition protein, whose product is MAIKTSDLNAKLFGKTNKRRATTPVEAQKAAKSQAQVIELAVAGEDMVTFELRKIPAKDVSNATVVFAENAREQSFLTEHALSDILSTLRDRGQQYPAVGRLVEGGKIEVLDGSRRRMSCILAEQDFLIYVAEGINTKHAKFLSDVANAHKPLSLYERGKEMHAMLARGDVADQKELAKVCQCSEALVSGALKAATLPLELLQAYPSVSEIGRPTVVKLHKLYNTLSEEEQTVLLHQCAGEQGALWMRSTALGVSRMTKEVTELIEVWIEDLLPKAEPTKPLSTELVKGRASYKRKGSALTVSLKKVDDALMEDILAYISQKVS